Proteins encoded by one window of Dokdonella sp.:
- the ftsX gene encoding permease-like cell division protein FtsX codes for MAKSERIGGNRLRPAPAANVSVRRARRPLGTRFEGWRQAHQDAFGGCLQRFATRPWASLVTILVIGIALALPLLFHVILDNARQLSGGLRDARDVTVFLKIDVDAARAAAFAAELGQRHDVERIVVRTPDEGLAEFRQLSGFNEALDVLQHNPLPSVLVVTPRSASDDPDHASLLDTLRNDARAGMVQYDAAWRKRLSALLGFGERAMLALMALLAVATLLIIGNTVRMDIQGKSEEIAVLQLIGASNAFVRRPFLYTGVAYGLLGGALALLAVGLVEWAVAAPAADLLESYRNRFRLAGFGAREALAVLGGGAVLGWLGAWLVSSGHLRAGRIGESRA; via the coding sequence ATGGCGAAGTCCGAACGCATCGGCGGCAACCGCCTGCGCCCCGCACCGGCGGCGAACGTCAGTGTGCGGCGTGCACGCCGCCCCCTCGGCACGCGCTTCGAAGGCTGGCGCCAGGCGCACCAGGATGCCTTCGGCGGCTGCCTGCAGCGCTTCGCCACCCGCCCCTGGGCCAGTCTGGTCACGATCCTCGTGATCGGCATTGCGTTGGCCCTGCCCCTGCTGTTCCACGTCATCCTCGACAATGCGCGCCAGCTCTCGGGTGGCCTGCGCGATGCACGCGACGTCACCGTGTTCCTGAAGATCGACGTCGATGCGGCGCGTGCTGCCGCGTTTGCCGCCGAACTCGGCCAACGTCACGATGTGGAAAGGATCGTCGTGCGCACCCCCGACGAGGGGCTGGCCGAGTTCCGCCAGCTTTCCGGCTTCAACGAAGCGCTTGACGTGCTCCAGCACAACCCCTTGCCGAGCGTGCTGGTGGTCACGCCGCGCTCGGCAAGCGACGACCCCGACCACGCCTCCCTACTCGACACGCTGCGCAACGACGCCCGCGCCGGCATGGTCCAATACGACGCGGCCTGGCGGAAGCGCCTGTCGGCCTTGCTCGGATTCGGCGAACGGGCGATGCTCGCCCTGATGGCCCTGCTCGCCGTCGCCACCCTGCTCATCATCGGCAACACGGTACGCATGGACATCCAGGGGAAATCCGAGGAAATCGCCGTGCTGCAATTGATCGGGGCCAGCAATGCGTTCGTGCGCCGCCCATTCCTCTATACGGGCGTCGCCTACGGCTTGCTCGGCGGTGCGCTCGCCCTGCTCGCGGTCGGCCTGGTCGAATGGGCGGTGGCCGCACCTGCCGCGGACCTGCTCGAGAGCTATCGCAACCGTTTCCGCCTTGCCGGCTTCGGCGCGCGCGAGGCGCTGGCCGTGCTCGGCGGCGGCGCCGTGCTCGGTTGGCTGGGCGCCTGGCTGGTCAGTAGCGGGCACTTGCGCGCCGGTCGTATCGGGGAAAGCCGCGCATGA
- the ftsE gene encoding cell division ATP-binding protein FtsE, producing the protein MIHFDQVSKRYAEGHEALSGLSFDIAAGEMVFVTGHSGAGKSTLLKLLSLIERPSRGEITVNGLPLARVRARSVPHVRRDIGMVFQNHRLLMDRDVFHNVAMPLRIAGAGREETAKRVRAALDKVGLLDRERSLPVTLSTGEQQRVGIARAIVGKPPLIIADEPTGNLDPQLSVEVMRLFAEFQQVGTTVIVASHDLHLIRHMGKRVLVLDHGRLIDDFRPQVT; encoded by the coding sequence ATGATCCACTTCGACCAGGTCAGCAAGCGCTATGCCGAGGGCCATGAGGCGCTGAGCGGACTCAGTTTCGACATCGCGGCTGGCGAGATGGTGTTCGTTACCGGGCATTCCGGCGCGGGCAAGAGCACGCTGCTCAAGCTGCTGTCGCTGATCGAGCGACCGTCGCGCGGCGAGATCACGGTCAACGGCCTGCCGCTGGCGCGCGTGCGCGCACGTTCGGTGCCGCATGTGCGTCGCGACATCGGCATGGTGTTCCAGAACCACCGCCTGCTGATGGACCGCGACGTGTTCCACAACGTCGCCATGCCGCTGCGCATTGCCGGGGCAGGACGCGAGGAAACCGCCAAGCGCGTGCGCGCGGCGCTCGACAAGGTCGGCCTGCTCGACCGCGAACGCTCGTTGCCGGTCACTCTGTCGACCGGCGAACAACAGCGCGTCGGCATCGCCCGTGCGATCGTCGGCAAGCCGCCACTGATCATCGCCGACGAGCCGACCGGCAACCTCGACCCACAGCTTTCGGTCGAGGTCATGCGCCTGTTCGCCGAGTTCCAGCAGGTCGGCACGACCGTCATCGTCGCCAGCCACGACCTGCACCTGATCCGCCACATGGGCAAGCGTGTGCTCGTGCTCGACCACGGCCGCCTGATCGATGATTTCCGGCCGCAGGTCACGTGA
- a CDS encoding response regulator, whose product MNVSLGRHLSSDHPRVLVVDGSKLVRRVIEQTLVASLPGVTVLQCETGVEALGHLGEGAIDFVTTALRLSDMDGIELARRIRESAPQAYMPIVVVSGDVQERLLERSLSDIITDYFDKSLGFQALAEFIRGYVRPTEATPGEVLYVEDSRVVALATRRMLEKHGLTVLHVVTVEEAIDMLETAQAMDRIGADLVLTDVNLKGELTGADLLDRIRRRLGYGKGQLPVIVMTGDDNPQKQAALLRAGANDLVEKPIDERLLLTKLLFQLRVSRHLRARLGTPA is encoded by the coding sequence ATGAATGTCTCGCTCGGCCGCCACCTCTCGTCCGACCACCCACGCGTACTCGTCGTCGATGGCTCGAAGCTGGTGCGCCGGGTGATCGAACAAACCCTCGTCGCCAGCCTGCCTGGCGTCACCGTGCTGCAGTGCGAGACCGGCGTCGAGGCGCTCGGCCATCTCGGCGAGGGCGCGATCGACTTCGTCACCACCGCGTTGCGCCTGTCCGACATGGACGGCATCGAACTGGCGCGGCGCATCCGTGAAAGCGCGCCGCAGGCCTACATGCCGATCGTGGTCGTTTCCGGCGACGTGCAGGAGCGCCTGCTCGAACGCTCGCTGAGCGACATCATCACCGACTATTTCGACAAGTCGCTCGGTTTCCAGGCACTGGCCGAGTTCATCCGCGGCTATGTACGCCCGACCGAGGCGACGCCCGGCGAGGTGCTCTATGTCGAGGACAGCCGTGTGGTCGCCCTGGCTACGCGGCGCATGCTCGAAAAGCACGGCCTCACCGTGTTGCATGTGGTCACCGTCGAGGAGGCGATCGACATGCTCGAGACCGCCCAGGCGATGGACCGCATCGGTGCCGACCTCGTCCTCACCGACGTCAACCTCAAGGGTGAACTGACCGGCGCCGACCTGCTCGATCGTATCCGCCGTCGCCTCGGCTACGGCAAGGGCCAATTGCCGGTGATCGTGATGACCGGTGACGACAATCCGCAGAAACAGGCCGCGTTGCTGCGCGCCGGCGCCAACGACCTCGTCGAAAAGCCGATCGACGAGCGCCTGCTGCTGACCAAGCTGCTGTTCCAATTGCGCGTCAGCCGCCACCTGCGGGCGCGCCTGGGCACACCGGCATGA
- the rpoH gene encoding RNA polymerase sigma factor RpoH yields the protein MTQTQAPMVDTLPVPSALGSLDAYISAVHRIPMLTIEDEQALAREYQTEGNLESARRMVMSHLRFVVHVARGYSGYGLQIGDLIQEGNIGLMKAVKRFDPDQGVRLVSFAVHWIRAEMHEFILRNWRIVKVATTKAQRKLFFNLRKSKKRLGWMNADEVNTVARELGVPAATVLEMESRLSGRDIGFDAPVDDDEDARPSPVMYLEDHQNTDPYLTIENDSEEESSFDTLQRGLAKLDARSRDIIQRRWLKDGEKATLQELADEYGVSAERIRQVEANAMKKMRALFVA from the coding sequence ATGACTCAGACTCAGGCCCCCATGGTCGACACCCTGCCGGTCCCGAGCGCGCTCGGCAGCCTCGATGCCTACATCTCGGCCGTGCACCGCATCCCGATGCTGACCATCGAGGACGAGCAGGCGTTGGCCCGTGAGTACCAGACCGAGGGCAACCTCGAGTCGGCGCGTCGCATGGTCATGTCGCACCTGCGCTTCGTCGTCCACGTCGCGCGCGGCTACTCCGGCTACGGCCTGCAGATCGGCGACCTCATCCAGGAAGGCAACATCGGCCTGATGAAGGCGGTCAAGCGCTTCGACCCCGACCAGGGCGTGCGCCTGGTTTCGTTCGCCGTGCATTGGATTCGTGCCGAGATGCACGAGTTCATCCTGCGCAATTGGCGCATCGTCAAGGTCGCGACGACCAAGGCGCAGCGCAAGCTGTTCTTCAACCTGCGCAAGTCGAAGAAGCGCCTCGGCTGGATGAATGCCGACGAGGTCAACACGGTCGCGCGCGAACTCGGCGTGCCGGCAGCGACGGTGCTGGAGATGGAATCGCGCCTGAGCGGGCGTGACATCGGCTTCGACGCCCCGGTCGACGACGACGAGGATGCGCGTCCCTCGCCGGTGATGTATCTCGAAGACCACCAGAATACCGACCCGTATCTGACCATCGAGAACGATTCGGAAGAGGAGTCCTCGTTCGACACCCTGCAACGCGGCCTCGCCAAGCTCGATGCACGCTCGCGCGACATCATCCAGCGCCGCTGGCTGAAGGACGGCGAGAAGGCAACCCTGCAGGAACTCGCCGACGAATACGGCGTCTCGGCCGAACGCATCCGCCAGGTCGAGGCGAATGCCATGAAGAAGATGCGCGCGCTGTTCGTGGCGTAG
- the ung gene encoding uracil-DNA glycosylase encodes MSEGRELKLETSWKQRVGSYLERPEMRALSGFLRERKQQGRVIYPRGSRIFAALDTTPFDAVKVVILGQDPYHGPGQAHGLCFSVLPGVAVPPSLENIFREIERDLGLPRPDHGWLVPWARQGVLLLNAVLTVEQGQAGSHQGKGWEGFTDACIDALNREREKLVFLLWGSYAQAKGKLIDTRRHRVLKAPHPSPLSAHRGFLGCGHFSATNAWLAEAGMASIDWRLPPRSELPTDAQ; translated from the coding sequence ATGAGCGAAGGCCGCGAGCTGAAGCTCGAGACTTCGTGGAAGCAGCGCGTAGGCAGTTATCTCGAACGTCCCGAGATGCGCGCACTGTCGGGCTTTCTGCGCGAACGCAAGCAGCAAGGCAGGGTGATCTACCCGCGTGGCTCGCGCATCTTCGCCGCACTCGACACCACACCGTTCGATGCGGTCAAGGTCGTCATTCTCGGCCAGGATCCATACCATGGGCCCGGCCAGGCGCACGGTCTGTGCTTCTCGGTGCTGCCCGGCGTCGCCGTGCCGCCCTCGCTCGAGAACATCTTCCGCGAGATCGAGCGCGACCTCGGCCTGCCGCGCCCCGACCATGGCTGGCTGGTGCCGTGGGCACGCCAGGGCGTGCTCCTGCTCAACGCGGTGCTGACCGTTGAACAGGGCCAGGCCGGCTCCCACCAGGGCAAGGGTTGGGAAGGCTTCACCGATGCCTGCATCGATGCGCTCAACCGCGAGCGCGAGAAGCTCGTGTTCCTGCTCTGGGGCAGCTATGCCCAGGCCAAGGGCAAGTTGATCGACACACGCCGCCACCGCGTGCTCAAGGCTCCGCACCCTTCGCCACTGTCCGCCCACCGCGGCTTCCTCGGCTGCGGCCACTTCTCGGCCACCAACGCCTGGTTGGCCGAGGCCGGCATGGCCTCGATCGACTGGCGCCTGCCACCACGCAGCGAGCTGCCAACCGACGCGCAATGA